A single Pantoea rwandensis DNA region contains:
- the mltA gene encoding murein transglycosylase A, producing MKGHWAKYALTGAFLALLAGCSSKPTDRGQQYIDGKLEQPLGLVNEPNAKGRPVNGRDFGVQIQQIQSASSGLYSRNTGTYSAIQNWLLSGADTRQLSQFGLNAYQMEGTDNYGNVQFTGYYTPVVEARYTRQGEFQYPIYRMPPRTRGQKLPSRASIYSGGLDDRYVIAWSNSLIDNFMMDVQGSGYVDFGDGRPLRFFGYGGKNGWAYHSIGKELIDRGEVKREDMSMQAIRQWAQEHTPEQVRDVLETNQSFVFFKPEEYVPVRGASAVPLIAKASVASDRSLIPAGTALLAEVPQLNEKGKFNGKYEMRLMVALDVGGAIKGQHFDIYQGVGPDAAHLAGFYNHYGRVWVLKAAPGAGQPLFSNPQNGNNGSLIIGAN from the coding sequence ATGAAAGGACATTGGGCGAAGTATGCACTTACTGGCGCGTTTCTCGCGCTGTTAGCGGGTTGTAGTTCTAAACCGACTGACCGTGGTCAGCAATATATCGATGGCAAGCTGGAGCAACCGCTCGGGCTGGTCAATGAACCGAATGCCAAAGGGCGTCCGGTGAATGGCAGAGATTTTGGTGTGCAGATCCAGCAGATTCAGAGTGCCTCAAGCGGCTTATACAGTCGCAACACCGGCACTTACAGCGCAATCCAGAACTGGTTGCTCTCCGGCGCGGATACCCGTCAGCTGAGCCAGTTTGGCCTTAACGCTTATCAGATGGAAGGCACCGATAACTACGGTAATGTGCAGTTTACCGGCTACTACACGCCAGTGGTGGAAGCACGCTACACGCGTCAGGGAGAGTTCCAGTATCCCATTTACCGCATGCCACCGCGCACACGCGGTCAGAAGTTGCCGAGCCGTGCTTCTATATACAGTGGCGGACTTGATGATCGTTACGTGATTGCCTGGAGCAACTCGCTGATCGACAACTTTATGATGGACGTGCAGGGCAGCGGTTACGTTGACTTCGGTGATGGTCGTCCACTGCGCTTCTTCGGCTACGGCGGCAAAAATGGCTGGGCCTATCACAGCATCGGCAAAGAGCTGATCGATCGCGGTGAAGTGAAGCGTGAAGATATGTCGATGCAGGCGATTCGTCAGTGGGCACAAGAACATACGCCGGAACAAGTGCGTGATGTGCTGGAAACCAACCAATCCTTCGTGTTCTTTAAGCCGGAAGAGTACGTGCCGGTGCGCGGTGCCAGTGCGGTGCCGCTGATTGCCAAAGCCTCGGTGGCATCCGATCGTTCATTGATTCCCGCAGGCACGGCATTGTTAGCGGAAGTACCGCAGTTGAACGAGAAGGGCAAATTTAACGGCAAGTATGAGATGCGCCTGATGGTGGCACTGGATGTGGGTGGGGCGATCAAAGGCCAGCACTTCGACATCTATCAGGGTGTCGGTCCGGACGCTGCGCACCTTGCCGGATTCTACAACCACTATGGACGCGTTTGGGTGCTGAAAGCCGCGCCAGGTGCAGGACAGCCGCTGTTCAGCAATCCGCAAAATGGCAATAATGGTTCACTGATTATCGGGGCGAATTGA
- the tcdA gene encoding tRNA cyclic N6-threonylcarbamoyladenosine(37) synthase TcdA yields MKVVSDAWRQRFGGTARLYGEEALQRFADAHFCVIGIGGVGSWSAEALARTGIGKITLIDMDDVCITNTNRQIHALQGKVGQAKTEVMAERIRAINPECEVICIDDFITPDNTAELLSAGFDYVIDAIDSVRPKAALIAWCRRNKIPLITTGGAGGQIDPTQIQVSDLAKTIQDPLAAKLRERLKSDFGVTKNSKGKLGIDCVFSTEALVYPQLDGSVCSSKSTADGPKRMDCAAGFGAATMVTATFGFIAVSHALKKFLARAARQAA; encoded by the coding sequence ATGAAAGTAGTCAGCGATGCCTGGCGGCAACGTTTTGGCGGTACGGCACGTCTGTATGGGGAAGAGGCGCTGCAGCGTTTTGCCGACGCCCATTTTTGTGTGATTGGTATAGGCGGTGTCGGTTCGTGGTCTGCCGAAGCGTTAGCGCGCACCGGGATTGGTAAAATCACGCTGATCGATATGGACGACGTCTGCATTACCAACACCAATCGCCAGATCCACGCTCTGCAAGGCAAAGTAGGACAAGCGAAAACCGAGGTGATGGCGGAGCGTATTCGCGCCATAAATCCTGAGTGCGAAGTGATCTGCATTGATGATTTCATCACGCCGGATAACACCGCTGAGTTACTGTCAGCGGGTTTCGATTACGTGATTGATGCGATTGACAGCGTGCGCCCGAAAGCGGCGTTGATTGCCTGGTGCCGCCGTAACAAGATTCCGTTGATCACCACTGGCGGTGCGGGCGGGCAAATCGATCCCACGCAGATTCAGGTCAGCGATTTAGCCAAAACCATTCAGGACCCGCTGGCGGCGAAACTGCGTGAGCGTCTGAAAAGTGATTTTGGCGTCACCAAGAACAGCAAAGGCAAGCTAGGGATTGATTGCGTATTTTCCACTGAGGCGCTGGTCTATCCGCAGCTGGATGGCAGCGTCTGTAGTTCGAAAAGTACCGCTGATGGTCCCAAACGCATGGACTGTGCGGCGGGCTTCGGTGCGGCCACTATGGTGACCGCCACTTTTGGTTTTATCGCAGTCTCGCACGCGTTGAAAAAATTCCTTGCACGCGCGGCGCGTCAGGCGGCTTGA
- the csdE gene encoding cysteine desulfurase sulfur acceptor subunit CsdE produces the protein MTTLIGPHPFGDVITEASLTEKFTHFHQWEDRYRQLIQLSRQLPVLEDEVKTAAIELSGCENRVWLSSQRLPNGTLHFYGDSEGRIVRGLLAVLLTAVEGKTPADLLAQDPLALFDTLGLHAQLSASRSSGLQALADAVQRHARTHQAA, from the coding sequence ATGACTACCCTGATCGGCCCACATCCTTTTGGCGATGTGATTACTGAAGCCAGCCTGACCGAAAAGTTTACCCATTTTCATCAGTGGGAAGATCGCTATCGCCAGTTGATCCAGCTCAGCCGCCAGTTGCCCGTTCTGGAAGATGAGGTGAAGACGGCAGCTATTGAGCTGAGCGGTTGCGAAAATCGTGTCTGGTTGAGCAGCCAACGGCTGCCGAACGGCACGCTGCACTTTTACGGTGACAGTGAAGGCCGCATCGTACGCGGTTTGCTGGCAGTGCTGCTGACGGCGGTGGAAGGCAAAACGCCAGCGGATCTGTTAGCACAAGATCCGCTGGCGTTGTTTGATACCTTAGGCCTGCATGCGCAGCTTAGCGCCTCGCGCAGCAGTGGTTTACAGGCGTTAGCAGATGCAGTGCAGCGCCACGCGCGGACACATCAAGCCGCCTGA
- the csdA gene encoding cysteine desulfurase CsdA gives MTIFSPTAFRAQFPALSDAGVYLDSAATALKPQAVIDATSQFYSLSAGTVHRSQFKSARDLTEKYEQARGRVAKWLQAGEDRQIVWTRGTTEAINLVANSWLAPRLQPGDEIVVSEAEHHANLVPWLMVAQAAGAKVVKWPIGADRLPDIRLLPDLLNARTKLLAIGQMSNVTGGCPDLAQAITLAHHVGAKVMVDGAQGVVHAPPNVQALDIDFYAFSAHKLYGPMGIGALYGKAELLDEMDAWQGGGKMLTHVDFDGFTPQAVPWRFEAGTPNVAGVVGLSAALEWLSHHHAEKAEMWSQQLASLAEEQLSEIPGFRSFRCGNASLLAFDIAEIHHSDIVTLLAEQDIALRAGQHCAQPLMAALGVSGTLRVSFAPYNNLQDVDALVRAMHHAVDLLSE, from the coding sequence ATGACCATCTTCTCCCCAACCGCCTTCCGTGCGCAGTTTCCTGCATTAAGCGATGCGGGCGTTTATCTTGATAGCGCAGCCACTGCCCTGAAGCCTCAGGCGGTGATCGACGCCACGTCGCAGTTCTATAGCTTGAGCGCAGGTACCGTGCATCGCAGCCAGTTCAAATCAGCACGCGACCTGACGGAGAAGTATGAACAAGCGCGCGGCCGGGTGGCCAAATGGCTGCAGGCGGGTGAAGACCGCCAGATTGTCTGGACGCGTGGCACCACGGAGGCTATCAATCTGGTAGCCAACAGCTGGCTGGCACCGCGCTTACAACCCGGTGATGAGATTGTGGTGAGCGAGGCGGAGCATCACGCCAATCTGGTGCCGTGGTTAATGGTGGCGCAAGCTGCTGGCGCGAAGGTGGTGAAATGGCCGATTGGTGCAGATCGTCTACCCGATATCCGCTTGCTGCCTGATCTACTTAATGCACGCACTAAGCTGCTGGCGATTGGGCAAATGTCGAATGTCACCGGTGGCTGCCCGGATCTGGCACAGGCAATTACCCTGGCGCATCATGTTGGCGCCAAAGTGATGGTAGATGGCGCACAGGGCGTGGTGCATGCTCCCCCCAACGTTCAGGCGCTGGACATCGACTTTTATGCCTTCTCCGCGCATAAGCTGTATGGCCCAATGGGCATCGGCGCGCTATATGGCAAAGCCGAGTTGCTGGACGAGATGGATGCGTGGCAAGGCGGCGGCAAAATGCTGACGCACGTCGACTTCGATGGCTTTACACCGCAGGCGGTGCCATGGCGGTTCGAAGCGGGCACACCCAATGTGGCTGGTGTGGTGGGCCTGAGCGCGGCGCTGGAATGGCTGTCGCATCACCACGCTGAAAAAGCAGAGATGTGGAGCCAGCAACTGGCCAGCCTCGCCGAAGAGCAATTAAGCGAGATTCCCGGCTTTCGCAGTTTTCGTTGTGGTAATGCCAGTCTGCTGGCGTTTGATATCGCGGAGATTCATCACAGCGATATTGTTACGCTGCTGGCAGAACAAGACATCGCCCTGCGCGCCGGACAGCATTGTGCCCAGCCATTAATGGCGGCACTGGGTGTCAGCGGCACCTTGCGCGTGTCATTCGCGCCCTATAATAATTTGCAGGATGTGGATGCGCTGGTGCGCGCCATGCATCATGCCGTAGACCTGTTGAGTGAATAA
- a CDS encoding YgdI/YgdR family lipoprotein: MKKLAAVLAVCTMAFTLAACSSNYVMHTNDGRTIVADGKPKVDDETGMISYKDANGNEQQINRTDVKEMVEMGQ, translated from the coding sequence ATGAAAAAACTCGCCGCAGTGCTGGCCGTGTGTACCATGGCCTTTACCCTGGCTGCTTGTTCCAGCAATTATGTCATGCATACCAATGATGGTCGCACCATTGTAGCGGACGGGAAACCGAAAGTTGACGATGAAACCGGTATGATCAGTTATAAAGATGCCAATGGCAACGAGCAGCAGATCAATCGTACAGATGTGAAAGAGATGGTTGAGATGGGTCAGTAA
- a CDS encoding transcriptional regulator GcvA has translation MSKRLPPLNALRVFDAAARHLSFTKAAEELFVTQAAVSHQIKSLEDFLGLKLFRRRNRSLLLTEEGQSYYLDIKEIFSAINDATRKLQARSAKGALTVSLLPSFAIQWLVPRLSSFNMAYPGIDVRIQAVDRDEEKLADDVDVAIFYGRGNWPGLRVEKLYAEYLLPVCSPMFLTGDHPLKTPADLAHFTLLHDASRRDWQSYIRQLGLQHINVQQGPLFSHSAMVLQAAIHGQGVALANNVMAQSEIEAGRLVCPFNDVLVSKNAFYLVCHDSQAELGKIAAFRQWILEKAAAEQEKFRFRYDH, from the coding sequence ATGTCTAAACGCCTTCCACCGCTTAATGCTTTACGCGTCTTCGATGCTGCAGCCCGCCATTTAAGCTTTACAAAAGCCGCTGAAGAGCTGTTTGTCACCCAGGCAGCTGTTAGCCACCAGATTAAATCTCTGGAAGATTTCCTCGGTCTTAAGCTATTTCGACGGAGGAATCGTTCGCTTTTGCTGACAGAAGAAGGTCAAAGCTACTATCTGGATATTAAAGAGATCTTCTCGGCTATCAACGATGCGACGCGTAAACTTCAGGCGCGCAGCGCGAAGGGTGCCTTAACCGTCAGTCTGTTGCCCAGCTTTGCCATTCAATGGCTGGTGCCACGTCTTTCCAGCTTTAATATGGCTTATCCGGGCATCGATGTGCGTATTCAGGCGGTGGACCGCGATGAAGAGAAACTGGCCGATGATGTTGATGTGGCGATTTTCTATGGTCGCGGTAACTGGCCGGGCCTGCGCGTTGAGAAACTGTATGCCGAATATTTGCTGCCGGTCTGCTCGCCCATGTTTCTGACTGGCGACCATCCGCTTAAAACGCCCGCCGATCTGGCGCACTTTACGCTGCTGCATGATGCTTCGCGCCGCGACTGGCAATCCTATATCCGTCAGCTAGGATTGCAGCACATTAATGTGCAGCAGGGGCCGCTCTTTAGCCATAGCGCGATGGTGCTTCAGGCGGCGATTCACGGCCAGGGCGTGGCGCTGGCGAATAATGTGATGGCGCAGAGTGAAATTGAAGCTGGACGGCTGGTCTGTCCATTTAATGACGTGTTAGTCAGTAAAAACGCTTTTTATCTGGTTTGTCATGACAGCCAGGCAGAACTGGGTAAAATAGCCGCCTTTCGTCAGTGGATCCTGGAAAAAGCCGCAGCTGAACAAGAAAAATTCCGCTTTCGCTACGATCACTAA
- a CDS encoding DUF423 domain-containing protein, with amino-acid sequence MSSRAMFVFAAISGFLLVAFGAFGAHVLSKSLGPAEMAWIHTGLEYQAYHTLAVIGLGAAMLRRANIWFYWSSAALALGTVLFSGSLYCLALSHLKFWVFVTPVGGLFFLIGWFLMLIGALRLKRKADRHE; translated from the coding sequence ATGTCCAGTCGTGCCATGTTTGTGTTTGCCGCCATCAGCGGATTTCTGCTGGTGGCCTTTGGTGCTTTTGGGGCACACGTGCTGAGCAAATCGCTCGGCCCGGCGGAAATGGCGTGGATCCATACCGGTCTTGAATATCAGGCCTATCACACATTGGCGGTGATCGGTCTGGGTGCAGCCATGCTGCGCCGCGCCAATATCTGGTTTTACTGGAGCAGCGCCGCGCTGGCGCTCGGCACCGTGTTATTCAGTGGCAGCCTTTATTGCTTAGCGCTGTCACACTTGAAGTTTTGGGTTTTTGTTACGCCAGTGGGAGGATTGTTTTTCCTGATTGGCTGGTTCTTGATGTTGATTGGCGCATTGCGTCTTAAACGAAAGGCGGATCGCCATGAATAA
- the rlmM gene encoding 23S rRNA (cytidine(2498)-2'-O)-methyltransferase RlmM, whose translation MNKVLLYCRPGFEKECAAEISAKAAEREVYGFARVKDDSGYVLYECYQQEDAEKLIQTLPFAELIFARQMLVVGELLRDLPPENRITPIVGMLTGVVEKGGELRVEVPDTNEAKELTKFCRKLTVPLRASLRESKILLNYESPKRPVIHVFFIAPGTCYVGYSLPENNSPFYMGIPRLKFPSDAPSRSTLKLEEAFHVFIPADEWDERLGSGMYAVDLGACPGGWTYQLVKRSMWVYAVDNGPMAPSLMDTGQVTHCREDGFKYRPSRNNISWLVCDMVEKPVRVASLMTEWLVNGWCREAIFNLKLPMKKRYEEVTQNLAMMDAALKEKGVNAQIQARQLYHDREEITVHVRRLWAAVGGRRDER comes from the coding sequence ATGAATAAAGTTTTACTCTATTGCCGTCCTGGCTTTGAGAAAGAGTGTGCGGCGGAGATCAGTGCCAAAGCCGCTGAGCGCGAAGTATACGGTTTTGCCCGCGTTAAAGATGATTCCGGCTACGTGCTCTATGAGTGCTATCAGCAGGAAGATGCGGAAAAGCTGATTCAAACACTGCCGTTTGCCGAGCTGATTTTCGCCCGTCAGATGCTGGTGGTAGGCGAACTGCTGCGCGATTTACCGCCAGAAAATCGTATTACCCCGATTGTCGGCATGTTAACGGGTGTGGTGGAGAAGGGCGGTGAGCTGCGCGTTGAAGTGCCGGATACTAATGAAGCGAAAGAACTGACCAAGTTTTGCCGTAAGTTAACCGTGCCGCTGCGCGCCAGCCTGCGTGAGAGTAAAATCCTGCTCAACTACGAATCGCCAAAACGCCCAGTGATACATGTGTTCTTTATTGCTCCGGGTACCTGCTATGTCGGTTATTCGCTGCCAGAGAACAACTCCCCGTTCTATATGGGGATACCGCGCCTCAAGTTCCCGTCGGATGCCCCAAGCCGTTCAACGCTGAAACTGGAGGAAGCGTTTCATGTCTTCATCCCGGCCGATGAGTGGGATGAGCGTTTGGGCAGCGGCATGTATGCCGTGGATCTGGGTGCTTGCCCTGGCGGCTGGACTTATCAACTGGTCAAACGCAGCATGTGGGTGTACGCCGTAGATAACGGTCCGATGGCCCCCAGCCTTATGGATACCGGGCAAGTCACGCACTGCCGTGAAGATGGTTTCAAATACCGCCCATCGCGCAATAACATCAGCTGGCTGGTGTGTGACATGGTGGAAAAACCCGTTCGCGTCGCCAGTTTGATGACGGAGTGGCTGGTCAATGGCTGGTGCCGTGAAGCAATCTTCAACCTCAAATTGCCAATGAAAAAGCGTTATGAAGAGGTCACGCAAAATCTGGCTATGATGGATGCGGCGTTGAAAGAGAAGGGAGTGAATGCCCAGATTCAGGCGCGCCAGCTGTACCACGACCGTGAAGAGATTACTGTGCATGTGCGCCGGCTTTGGGCAGCGGTTGGCGGCCGTCGCGACGAACGCTAA
- the xni gene encoding flap endonuclease Xni, with protein sequence MSFHLLIIDALNLIRRLHAVQGTPCREACIAALNQLLGHTQPTHVVAVFDSHDRHPGWRHQLLPDYKAGRPPMPDDLQMEMPVIQQAFEAVGVRCWVADLDEADDLAATLAVKMADAGHQATIVSTDKGYCQLLAPNIRIRDYFQKRWLDVPFIEHEFGVTPAQLPDYWGLCGISSSKIPGVTGIGSKSARDLLTQFGTLEAIYQQFDQVPEKWQKKLRDHQQIAEICRQVSTLKHDLVLQGNLNTLRYKA encoded by the coding sequence ATGTCGTTTCATCTTCTGATTATTGATGCGCTGAACCTGATCCGCCGTTTGCATGCCGTACAAGGCACGCCCTGCCGCGAAGCCTGCATCGCAGCGCTGAATCAGCTATTAGGCCACACGCAACCGACGCACGTCGTCGCGGTATTTGATAGCCACGATCGTCACCCTGGCTGGCGACATCAGCTGCTACCCGATTACAAAGCGGGCCGCCCACCGATGCCGGATGATTTGCAGATGGAGATGCCCGTTATCCAGCAGGCCTTTGAGGCTGTCGGCGTGCGTTGCTGGGTCGCCGATCTCGATGAAGCCGACGATCTCGCCGCCACGCTGGCGGTGAAAATGGCCGATGCCGGACATCAGGCAACTATCGTCTCCACCGACAAAGGTTATTGCCAGCTTTTAGCGCCGAATATCCGCATCCGTGATTATTTCCAAAAACGCTGGCTGGACGTGCCTTTCATCGAGCACGAGTTTGGCGTCACGCCTGCACAATTACCTGATTACTGGGGATTGTGCGGCATCAGCAGTAGCAAAATTCCCGGCGTCACCGGCATTGGCTCTAAAAGCGCCCGCGATTTACTCACGCAGTTCGGCACCCTTGAAGCTATTTATCAGCAATTCGACCAGGTTCCTGAAAAGTGGCAGAAAAAATTGCGCGATCATCAGCAGATAGCTGAGATTTGCCGCCAGGTCTCAACGCTTAAACACGATTTGGTCTTGCAGGGGAATTTAAATACGTTGCGGTATAAGGCGTGA
- the ppnN gene encoding nucleotide 5'-monophosphate nucleosidase PpnN, with protein MITHISPLGSMDLLSQLEVDMLKQTASSDLYQLFRNCSLAVLNSGSQTDSSQELLSRFENFDINVLRRERGVKLELINPPEEAFVDGRIIRSLQANLFAVLRDILFVNGQLERSDHKNADDSAHITNQVFSILRNARALHIGEYPNTVVCWGGHSINAVEYQYCRNVGTQMGLRELNICTGCGPGVMEAPMKGAAVGHAQQRYHDSRFIGLTEPSIIAAEPPNPLVNELIIMPDIEKRLEAFVRIAHGIVIFPGGVGTAEELLYLLGILMNPHNSDQVLPLILTGPKESADYFRVLDDFIVNTLGETARKHYKIIIDDAAEVARLMKKAMPQVKEYRRETGDAYSFNWSIRIAPELQVPFVPTHENMANLKLFPNQPAEKLAADLRRAFSGIVAGNVKEVGIREIREKGPYKLHGDADIMHRMDELLQGFVAQQRMKLPGSAYIPCYEIIK; from the coding sequence TTGATTACACATATCAGCCCGCTTGGCTCAATGGATCTGCTCTCCCAGTTGGAAGTCGACATGCTGAAGCAAACGGCCAGCAGCGACCTTTACCAGCTTTTTCGCAACTGCTCACTCGCGGTGCTCAACTCCGGCAGCCAGACCGACAGTAGTCAGGAACTGCTCTCGCGTTTTGAAAATTTCGACATCAACGTGCTGCGCCGTGAGCGCGGCGTCAAACTCGAACTGATTAATCCGCCGGAAGAAGCCTTTGTTGATGGCCGTATTATCCGCTCATTGCAGGCCAACCTGTTTGCCGTGCTACGCGATATTCTGTTTGTGAATGGCCAACTTGAGCGCAGCGATCATAAAAACGCTGACGATTCCGCTCACATCACGAATCAGGTGTTTTCAATTCTGCGTAACGCGCGCGCGCTGCACATTGGTGAATATCCCAATACCGTGGTGTGCTGGGGTGGTCACTCGATTAACGCAGTGGAGTATCAGTATTGCCGCAATGTTGGCACACAAATGGGCCTGCGTGAACTCAACATCTGCACCGGCTGTGGGCCTGGCGTGATGGAAGCGCCGATGAAAGGTGCCGCAGTGGGTCATGCACAGCAACGCTACCACGACAGTCGTTTCATTGGCCTGACCGAACCGTCAATTATCGCGGCTGAGCCACCAAATCCGCTGGTGAATGAACTGATCATCATGCCGGATATCGAAAAGCGTCTTGAGGCGTTTGTGCGTATTGCGCATGGCATCGTGATCTTCCCGGGTGGTGTCGGCACCGCAGAAGAGTTGCTGTATCTGTTGGGGATCCTGATGAATCCACACAACAGCGACCAGGTCCTGCCGCTGATTCTCACCGGCCCGAAAGAGAGCGCCGACTACTTCCGGGTGCTGGATGATTTCATCGTTAATACGCTGGGTGAAACCGCGCGTAAGCACTATAAGATCATCATTGATGATGCTGCTGAAGTGGCACGTCTGATGAAGAAGGCCATGCCGCAGGTCAAAGAGTATCGTCGCGAAACTGGCGATGCCTACAGTTTTAACTGGTCGATTCGCATCGCGCCAGAGTTGCAGGTACCGTTTGTACCGACGCACGAAAACATGGCTAACCTGAAACTGTTCCCGAACCAGCCAGCGGAAAAACTGGCTGCAGATTTGCGTCGCGCTTTCTCTGGTATTGTTGCCGGCAACGTTAAGGAGGTCGGCATTCGCGAAATCCGCGAGAAGGGGCCTTACAAACTGCACGGCGACGCCGACATTATGCATCGCATGGATGAACTGCTGCAGGGCTTCGTCGCTCAGCAGCGTATGAAGTTGCCAGGCAGCGCCTACATCCCCTGCTACGAAATCATTAAATAA
- the queF gene encoding NADPH-dependent 7-cyano-7-deazaguanine reductase QueF (Catalyzes the NADPH-dependent reduction of 7-cyano-7-deazaguanine (preQ0) to 7-aminomethyl-7-deazaguanine (preQ1) in queuosine biosynthesis), with product MSSENRDQALSGLTLGKPTAYVDRYDNTLLQSVPRSLNREPLGLYPDNLPFQGADIWTLYELSWLNSKGVPQVAVGEVVLRAESENLIESKSFKLYLNSFNQTRFADWGEVRQTLERDLRACANGEVSVALFRLGEVEGQPIGHFNGDVIDEQDIEIHDYAFNADYLAQAAGSEVVEETLVSHLLKSNCLITHQPDWGSVMIRYKGPRIDREALLRYLISFRQHNEFHEQCVERIFNDIQRFCQPESLTVYARYTRRGGLDINPWRSNVPFSPGFSRLVRQ from the coding sequence ATGTCTTCTGAAAACCGCGATCAGGCGTTAAGCGGCCTGACGTTAGGTAAGCCCACGGCTTATGTTGATCGTTACGATAACACGCTGCTGCAATCGGTGCCGCGCAGCCTGAATCGCGAACCGCTGGGGCTCTACCCGGATAATCTGCCGTTCCAGGGCGCAGATATCTGGACGCTGTACGAACTCTCCTGGCTCAACAGCAAGGGCGTGCCGCAGGTGGCGGTGGGCGAAGTGGTGCTGCGCGCTGAAAGCGAAAACCTGATCGAGTCCAAGAGCTTTAAGCTCTATCTTAACAGCTTTAACCAGACGCGTTTCGCGGACTGGGGCGAGGTGCGCCAGACACTCGAGCGCGATCTGCGCGCCTGCGCCAATGGCGAAGTCAGCGTGGCACTGTTCCGTCTGGGCGAAGTGGAAGGCCAGCCAATCGGCCATTTCAATGGCGATGTCATCGACGAGCAGGATATCGAGATTCACGACTATGCTTTTAACGCCGATTATTTAGCGCAGGCCGCGGGCAGTGAAGTGGTGGAAGAAACGCTGGTGAGCCATTTGCTGAAATCCAACTGTTTGATCACCCATCAGCCTGATTGGGGTTCCGTAATGATTCGCTACAAAGGCCCACGTATCGATCGTGAAGCCCTGCTGCGTTACCTGATCTCATTCCGTCAGCACAATGAGTTCCATGAACAGTGCGTTGAGCGCATTTTCAACGACATTCAGCGCTTTTGCCAACCAGAATCCCTGACCGTTTATGCACGTTATACGCGCCGCGGTGGACTGGATATTAATCCGTGGCGCAGCAACGTTCCCTTCTCTCCTGGGTTTTCCCGCCTGGTACGCCAGTAA
- the syd gene encoding SecY-interacting protein, whose protein sequence is MMQQTADALREFTAHYVQHWQQQAGHLPASTDLLGVPSPCIVSTLDDRVLWQPQPFTLPATLEAVERALDIQLQSEISAFYTSQFAGDMTATFQQQQITLLQVWSESDFTRLQENLIGHLIMKRRLKQSPTLFIATTESEQDVIALCNLSGEVILEQPGSKKRQVLAASIKIFLNDLQPVSA, encoded by the coding sequence ATGATGCAACAAACCGCAGACGCCCTGCGTGAGTTTACCGCCCATTATGTGCAACATTGGCAGCAGCAGGCTGGACATCTGCCGGCAAGCACGGATCTACTGGGGGTGCCATCCCCCTGTATTGTCAGCACACTGGATGATCGTGTGTTGTGGCAACCACAACCGTTCACCTTGCCAGCCACGCTGGAAGCGGTTGAGCGTGCACTGGATATCCAGTTGCAATCGGAAATCAGTGCTTTTTACACGTCGCAGTTTGCCGGGGATATGACCGCAACCTTTCAGCAGCAGCAGATTACCTTGTTACAGGTGTGGAGCGAATCAGACTTTACCCGCTTGCAGGAGAATCTGATTGGACATCTGATCATGAAGCGCCGCTTAAAACAGAGTCCAACATTATTCATTGCGACGACTGAATCGGAGCAGGATGTGATTGCTCTGTGTAACCTTTCCGGTGAAGTGATTCTGGAACAGCCTGGTAGTAAAAAGCGTCAGGTACTGGCTGCGAGCATTAAGATATTTCTTAATGATTTACAACCGGTTAGTGCCTGA
- a CDS encoding YqcC family protein produces the protein MSSHMIIQQLQQIEAVMREHGHWQTQSPEPAAFASTEPFCLNTMEPLEWLQWVLIPRFHALIEAGAPLPQNFSVTPYYEVALPATTPGHAVLLLTLGQFDALFQDPTS, from the coding sequence ATGTCGTCGCACATGATTATTCAACAGCTGCAGCAGATCGAAGCGGTGATGCGCGAACACGGCCACTGGCAGACGCAATCCCCTGAGCCGGCAGCCTTCGCCAGTACCGAGCCTTTTTGCCTCAATACCATGGAGCCGCTGGAGTGGCTGCAGTGGGTACTCATCCCACGTTTCCATGCGTTAATCGAAGCCGGTGCGCCGCTTCCGCAAAATTTCTCTGTAACGCCTTACTATGAAGTGGCGTTACCTGCCACCACACCCGGCCATGCGGTCCTGTTGCTGACATTAGGCCAGTTCGATGCGCTTTTTCAGGACCCGACCTCTTAA